The proteins below come from a single Clostridia bacterium genomic window:
- a CDS encoding ABC transporter permease, whose protein sequence is MEKKTHNATSLNLWNDARFRKMRSSSSFGVFVILIVLCVILAFITGRFVQPDNLFSVIRAFSYIAIMAIGECIVIITGGIDLSVGSVFGIAGVVCAYAMRRWGLNIPLSILIAIGVGLGFGLFNGFMITKVGLPAFIATLGTLSVARGLAYAITGGYTIAEFSEAFNFIGQGYIGPVP, encoded by the coding sequence ATGGAAAAGAAAACCCACAATGCTACATCTTTGAATTTATGGAATGATGCACGTTTTAGAAAGATGAGATCTTCCAGTTCCTTTGGTGTGTTTGTAATTTTGATAGTTTTATGCGTGATATTAGCCTTTATAACCGGAAGATTTGTCCAACCGGATAACCTGTTTTCTGTAATAAGGGCGTTTTCATATATAGCGATTATGGCTATAGGTGAGTGTATAGTGATAATTACCGGAGGAATAGACCTTTCTGTGGGCTCGGTATTTGGTATAGCAGGGGTGGTATGTGCATATGCAATGAGGCGTTGGGGACTGAATATACCTTTGAGCATATTGATTGCTATTGGAGTAGGACTGGGATTTGGATTGTTTAACGGGTTTATGATAACCAAGGTAGGGCTCCCTGCTTTCATAGCTACATTGGGAACATTGAGCGTAGCTAGGGGCTTGGCATATGCCATCACAGGAGGATATACAATTGCCGAGTTTTCTGAAGCATTCAACTTTATAGGTCAAGGGTACATAGGACCTGTTCCTG